From the genome of Stanieria cyanosphaera PCC 7437:
AATTAAGACATATTCTTCTAAACTCTCCAGAGTTTGATAATTGATTCTTTTTTCTCTGCGATCTGTAGTAGCGGTAGACTCAGAAAGGACTTCTACAATTAGTTTGGGACTGGTTTTAAAATACTTGGCACTATCATTGGGATCGCAGGTGACTAAGAGATCGGGATAATAAAATATGTCGGCTGTTGGCAATTTAACTTTTACTTTCATATCGGAAACAAAGGCGCGACAAGAACTCCCTCTTAAGTGAGGACGTAATAAGGATATAAAATTTGTAACAATCAAATTATGTTCTTCGCTAGCACCAGCCATTGCAAAGATTTGTCCCGCTACGTATTCATGACGAATTTCAGCATTTTGCTCTAATTTGAAGTATTCTTCTACAGTGAGTAAGTTTACAGAAGAGTGCATTGTTT
Proteins encoded in this window:
- a CDS encoding Uma2 family endonuclease produces the protein MHSSVNLLTVEEYFKLEQNAEIRHEYVAGQIFAMAGASEEHNLIVTNFISLLRPHLRGSSCRAFVSDMKVKVKLPTADIFYYPDLLVTCDPNDSAKYFKTSPKLIVEVLSESTATTDRREKRINYQTLESLEEYVLIAQDEMKVEVYRRDNQDNWTVETLGKSDNLHLTSVGLSLTMANLYEDVF